The nucleotide sequence AGTTTGGACGTCCAGGACGGCCACTTAGTGCCCGAGCCGCGAGCTGGCCTCCCCAGGCTCCACGTGGCTGGAGTTTTCCTTTTGTCAGGAAGGCAGCTCAGCTCGAGAGGGCTTGGGCCGTCGgcacctcggtttcctcatctgtaagatggaggtAGGAGCCCTCGCAGCGGCCGCCTCCCAGGGTGTGCAGGGAAGGGTCCTTCGTTATTCCCTCTGGACGCCGGCGTGGCCGTTGTCAGGCTGTTCTGATGCCCACAAAGGGCTGAGGATTTTTGGAAAGACCCCATCGTGGTAGGCAGCTTCTGTGGGGACTGTGGGTGAGGCCCCAGAGTGGGCACAGGGCACGGAGCACCGATGAGAAGGTGGGGGGGCCATGCCAGGGGAGGGCTCAGAGGGAAGTGGGCACTCATGGAAACAAACTGGGCTCTCCCAGAATGTGCCAGCTCTGGTTGCCATGGCAATGCCTCTCGGCACACTCTTCCCTTTCAGGTAAATCTTGGGCAGTTGCCAGGGCCTGGCTTGGGGAAGCTTTTGAGGGCACTTTATCTGGGCCACCAGTTCAGTGAGCTGGCCAGGGGCAAATGGGTGCGTGAGTGCGTAAATGTGAGTGTGcatgtgggtgtgggtgtgagTTGGAGGCGTGCAAAGTGGAGGGTGAAGGGGTCCCCGAGAGCGTGCAGCCCCAGGAAGCAGGCGTGTGCCCCAGCCGGGGAAGCCACAGATGCTGCTCAGACAGGCGGCATTTGGCCACCCTGGGGCACTGCCCTTGTCCTCAGGCTCTTCTGGGCGGTGCCCGCTGCTCCTGCCCGACTTTGGACCCTCTGAGCCCAAGCAAGGAGAAGGGCAGGGCACGTGCCCAGAGGAAGGTGCCAGACCTCTCTCCGATTCAGCGATCTCGAAGCCGCAGCCTCTCTCTCGCCCTCCAGCGCTGGCCATTTGGAAGCGCTGCCAGGCTCCCGGGATGCTGCGTGGCACCTCGGTGCCAGCTTGCAGCATCCCGCTTGGTCCCGTGCGCCGTGGCCTCGGCCTGTGAGACGCGAGAGTCggctcccagagcccaaaggggcACCCCAGGGCGATCCCCGGAGCACCCAAGGCATATCCTGGCCCCCACAGGAAGGCCAGAAGCCCGAGGGTGAGGCCGTTGCggagggaatgggggggggggagccacGAAAGGGCTGGAGAAGGGCCGGCGGGCCGGGAGACGCGAGGTGGCAGCTCCTCGGGAAAGGCAGGAGGCCGAGGCTGGGCCATTGGAGAGTCCCAAGTGCCCCGCGTCGGAAGCCacgggaggagggagagagaccgCCAGGGAGCCCGTGCAGAGGAGACGGGAGGCTCCGGGACAGCCTGGGATGACtcgggaggaggaggaggccccCCGGGGGGCGGAGGAGGCTTCTGGAGAGCTGATCGGGAACCCACAGGGGTCTGCCGAGCTTCGGCCATTTGCCCAGGCTCGCTCGCAAACCCTGCCCTGAATCCTGCCCCCTCGGGCTGCCGGAGGCGTGAAGAGCCGGGACAGGCCGCTGGGCGTGGGGAGGCCGCTCAGCCTTCGTGGGCATTTGGGGGCGAAGCAGGGCTGCTCCTCCGCCTGCCAGGCCGCCTCGGCAGCTCTTTAGTCTGCTGGACCTCAGAGGGGCCCCGGGGAGGCCCGACGGGTCAGAGCCGTGGGCAGGTCGGGCTCACCTGGGAACCTGCGTCTTCCTGCTCTGCGCCACGGACACGCTCAGCCGCTGGGGCAGGCGCCGGGCTGGGGGGCGTTCGGGTCCTGTGGACGGAGCCGCCATCTCGGCAGGGCCCCAGAGCGTGAGAAGAGAGCCGGGAACCCCAACGACGGGCGGCTCGTGCTTGGTAAGGGGTACCCAGAGCTCCCTGgcccctggggggagggggggcaggagAGGAGACCCCATTGTT is from Gracilinanus agilis isolate LMUSP501 chromosome 2, AgileGrace, whole genome shotgun sequence and encodes:
- the LOC123234406 gene encoding WAS/WASL-interacting protein family member 2-like gives rise to the protein MAEARQTPVGSRSALQKPPPPPGGPPPPPESSQAVPEPPVSSARAPWRSLSLLPWLPTRGTWDSPMAQPRPPAFPEELPPRVSRPAGPSPALSWLPPPHSLRNGLTLGLLAFLWGPGYALGAPGIALGCPFGLWEPTLASHRPRPRRTGPSGMLQAGTEVPRSIPGAWQRFQMASAGGRERGCGFEIAESERGLAPSSGHVPCPSPCLGSEGPKSGRSSGHRPEEPEDKGSAPGWPNAACLSSICGFPGWGTRLLPGAARSRGPLHPPLCTPPTHTHTHMHTHIYALTHPFAPGQLTELVAQIKCPQKLPQARPWQLPKIYLKGKSVPRGIAMATRAGTFWESPVCFHECPLPSEPSPGMAPPPSHRCSVPCAHSGASPTVPTEAAYHDGVFPKILSPLWASEQPDNGHAGVQRE